DNA from Synechococcus elongatus PCC 6301:
TCATGGCAATTCTGCGTCAGAGTGCGCTGTATGCCCCAACCTTTGATAAGAAGCTGTCGCGACTACTTAGCCATCAGTACGATAACCCCAACTTCCCAACGACTCACTTGGCGAAAGATCTCCGATTGTTCCGGGAAACTGCAGCGGATCTTGGGATCACAACGGATGCAGTCGAAGGAGTTGAGTCCATTGTCCAAAAAGCGATCGCCCAAGGTTGGGGCGATCAAGATTATTCAGCCCTCTACGAGGCGATTAATCCTGATTCAAACTAATCTGCTATTCACCAGTAGATCGCGATCTCCGTTGCTGAAACCAGTCACGGAGAAGCTGTCCACAAGGCTCAGCTAAGATGCCAGCCAGGACAGATAAATGATGATGGGAGACTGGACTATCAGGTAAATTGAGGAGCGATCGAATTGCCCCAGCTTTGGGGTCATCAGCGGCATAAATCAATTGCCCAAGCCTAGCCTGAATGATAGCTCCTGCGCACATAGGGCAGGGTTCAAGAGTGACGTAAAGGTGACAGTCACTAAGGCGCCAATCACCGATCCGAGCTGCTGCTGCCCGAATCGCTATTATCTCTGCATGGCCACAGGGGTCACGATCGCGTTCGCGACGGTTTTGTCCGGTGGCTAACAGGTGCCCTTGATGGACAATCACTGCGCCAATTGGTATTTCGCCTGCTGTCCCTGCGATCACTGCCTGCTCGTAGGCGATCGTCATCCAGCGATGATGGGTTTCGTATTCGGGATTCGCGATCGACGGTGGAGGAGGTGCAGCCATGATCACGTTCCTTGAAGTATTAGGAATGTTGTCGTTCGGTGAGGGGCATCTGCCCAACCTATCGGGGGACCTATCGACTTAAGGCAGTTGCTTGCTGACAAGCTTGCAAAAAATTCTGAATTAACCAGGGCTTGCCTCCAAAGTGAAGATGGAGATAGGAGGCATGGAGATTGGGCTGACTGTAGCCTTCTCCATAGTGCAGAGATCCATCAAAGTTTTGGAGCTGGAAGAGCGGCTGTGCGATCGGCTCTCGCAGGCTGGAACGGTGGAATTCATGACCCCAAACTACCTGTCCTTTTTGCAGCAAAGGACTCGCCTGTTGGGCTGTTGCTTCTCGATAGCCCAAGGTTAAGCGAGAACCCATTTGTGCTGTTGCTGCGATCGCTCCAACCATTGGATATTGCGTCTGCTCAAAGTCAATGATGTGCTGACGGAGATACATCAAACCGCCACATTCGGCATAGCAGGGAATCCCTTGAGTGATCGCAGTCTGCACGGCTTGACGTGCGAGTAAATTATCACTCAACTCAGCTGCAAAAACCTCAGGAAATCCACCACCTAGATAGAGTCCTTGGACACCTGCTGGGAGTTGTCGATCTTGAAGGGGACTCCACTCAATTAACTCTGCTCCAGCAGCACGTAGTAGATCGAAGTTGTCAGCATAGTAGAAATTAAAGGCCCGATCTCGAGCGATCGCAATGGGAACTGATGACTTTAGAGAGATTGATGGGGTGGTAGACTTGAAAGCCGTGCTATTTAAATCAGAATTTGAAAGCAATGGTTCTAGTCGATTCCAATCAAAACACTGTTGACCCAAAACAGCAAGACGATCGATGACCGATTGTAAGTGGGGGAGCTCCGATGTTGGAATTAGGCCCAAATGGCGATCGGGAATTTGAATCTCATCCTGTCTCCTTAGAACACCGAGAATTGGAATTTCTAAGGGCTCTAAAGCATCTTTCAGTAACTCTAAATGACGATCGCTGCCAACCCGATTGAGGACAAGCCCAGCAATCTTGAGGCGAGAATCAAAGTTTTGATAGCCATAAGCGATCGCAGCGATCGACCGAGCAGTACTACTGCAGTTCAAGACTAGGAGGATTGGAAGATTGAGAATCCTAGCGATATGGGCAGTACTGGCAGTATCTGTTTTGCCAGTTAGACCATCAAACAAGCCCATCACACCTTCAACTAAAGTGTAGTCTGCGGTTTGGCTGTGCTGCTGAAAGCAATGTTGAACGTAATCCTCATCAGTCAGGATTGGATCTAAATTTCGACAATCTCGACCCGTCACAAATCGATGAAACATCGGGTCAATGTAGTCAGGTCCAACTTTGAAAGATTGAACAGATGCCTGACGAGCTTTCAGGGCAGCGAGTAAGGTGAGAGTCGTAGTAGTTTTGCCAACACCGCTACGTTCACCAGCAATAATGAGAGCCATCGGTTAGTAGTAGCGCGGGGTATAAAGCCAGTGGCGACCAGCTGATTCAAACTGACGCGTTTTACTAGAACCAATTAAGACAACGGTATTCATATCAACTAGATCAGCCGATAACTCAGCTAGATCAATGATTTGAATAGATTGCTTTTCTCGGCCAATGTTTCTCGCCAAGAGAACGGGTGTCTCTGGCGATCGCCAAGCCAACAGTAAGTCCCGTGCCGCCTCCAATTGCCATCGTCTAGTTTGGGAGACTGGGTTATAAAACGCGATCGCAAAATCTGCCTGTGCTGCTGCTGTAATTCGTTCAGCAATAATCTCCCATGGCTTGAGAATATCCGAGAGAGAAATCGTGCAAAAATCATGACCAAGTGGTGCACCGACCTGGGCTGCAGCTGCCTGCATTGCAGAAATTCCTGGACAGATGCGAATATCAAGCGTTTGCCAATCTAGATTTTCTGCAGTTTCCAAGACTTCAAATACTGCTGCTGCCATCGCATAAATACCCGGATCGCCGGAAGAAATGACAGCAACCTGTCGACCGATAGCAGCTAAATCCAAAGCATATCGAGCTCGATCAAGCTCAACCCGATTATCAGAATCATGACGCTGGGTCTGAGGCGATCGCCAAGGCTCAGCTAGATTTAGATAGGTTTTATAGCCCACCCAATCAGTAGCGTGCTGCAGCATTTGTCGCGCTTCTGGAGTCAACCATTCGGCTGAGCCGGGGCCAAGGCCAACGATACTTACCCGTCCACAAGCTTGGCCAATTATTTCGGGTTGGATTGGTTCTTCTGCGATCGCAATAGCGATTGTGGAATTTTCAGCTAGTATTTGAATATCAGAGCCAAGGATGCGCCTAGCCTGGTCACTTGCTGTTGCTGTCGGTGATTCTCGAATCAAGCGGACAGAGACTTGAAATTTGGCAGCGATCGCTTGAAGAGTTGCATGATTAGCCAGTTCAAATGGCACTCCGATTAAAGCGATTGCATCAGGGGCAATCTGATTGTCTGATAATAAATGATCGATTGCGGAAATAGTCTCAGAAATATCGAAATTATCTTGTGATTGGATGAAGATCCCAATGTTTTTAGAATAGTAAGTTAGACACTGAGGCGGTGGCTGCTGAAGCTGATGTGTCACTTGAATACAATAGGTTGCTTCAGGATCAAAAGGTAGCCTTGTCGTTTTTAGCCAAGCTGCTTGGCCCTCAATCCGTACTGGCTGGCCATTGAGAAGATCCGCAATGAAAGTCTTAGCTGTGGACGGAAAGGCTAACTGATAGCCCGAGGGGGGGGATAAGAGAGTTGTTTGAAAGCGGATAGCCCCGGTCGTTGTGATCGCTGCATGTGATTGCAAAACTTGAGCAAGCTGCTGAGCCAGCTGATTCGCTCCTTGGAGACTACCGAGCAATGGAACCACCGAGCTGCCGTCTTCTGCGATTGCTAATACAGCAGGCTCTTGCCATTTGTTATTTAGGACTGGTGCCAAAGCTCTAATTAAAATCCCCGCCGAACAGATGCCAATAATAGTCTGACCTTGCTGAAATAGGTTGCGAATCGTCTCTCCAAAATCCTGATAAGTTTGATCGGCAGACTCAGTCCGTTTCTGCAACCCATAGATCATGGAATCGGGCAAGCATTGTTTGACTTGAGTCGCTGTTGCAAAACTCAGCTCGTTCAGGATGACAATTGCGATCGTTGTCATTGGGGCTGAGTCTGGCTAGGAATTAAAATAAGTGCCCAGTAGGGAACTGCCTGAGGGTCAACCGTTTTAATGTCTAGGATCTGCTGATTTGCTTGAGTTGCCCGCTCAATATAACGTGCTCGATCAAGAAGATTAAGCTCAGCTAAAATAGATTTAACTTTGGCAAAATGACGGCCAAGTTTGATAATAATTGCAGAGTCAACCTGACTTAGGCGATCGCGTAAGGTCTCTGCATCTAGGGTCGCTGGCATGATGCTCAAGACATCATTTCGATAGGTGATCGGTGCCCCTAACATGGCTGCACTCGCAAAGGTTGAGGAAATACCAGGCACCACTTCAGTCTGAAACTGGTCGGCAAGGCGATTAAATAAATACATGAAGGTTCCATATAGCATGGGGTCACCTTCGCAGAGAACAGCTACGTCTTGTCCTGCGGTTAAATGCTGAGCAATCTTAATCGCTGCTTGATCGTAATAGGGTTGTGATGATCGCTCCACACTGAAGGGCAGAGGCATGGGAATTTCAATCTGATCTGTGCGGATATAATCTGCAACGATTGATCGCGCTAGGGCCTTGCCATTCTCTAGCGTCGGATAAGCAATCACAGGCACTTGCTTAAGAATCCGATAGGCTTTGAGCGTCAGTAGCTCTGGATCGCCAGGCCCAATGCCGAGCCCGTAGAGACGACCAGTAGAACTCATAGTTCACTCTCCTGAGCGATCGCGTTCACTGCTGCAGCCGCGATCGCACTGCCGCCGCGACGACCATGAAGGGTCATAAAAGGAACATTACGAGAGTTCTCAGCAAGGGCTTGCTTTGATTCGATAGCTCCGACAAAGCCAACTGGAAAGCCTAAGATCACAGCAGGGCGGTCAGTCGTTTCATCAAGGATTTCCAGTAAGCGAAAGAGCGCGGTGGGTGCATTGCCAATGACAACAACTGAACCCTGTAATTGCGATCGCCATAGCTCCATTGCTGCAGCTGAGCGAGTGTTGTTAATTTGCTGTGCGATCGCGGGCACTTCGGGTTCATTCAAGGTACAAATCACTGGATTCTCAGCAGGTAATCGCTTACGGGTAATGCCATTGGCGACCATTTGAGAATCACAAAGAATAGGACATCCATCCTTGAGTGCTTGACGTCCTGAAACTAATGCTGTAGCTGAGGCTTCAAAGTCTTGAACAATGTCAGTCATCCCACAAGCGTGGATGAGACGGACTACAACCGTAGCCAAGTCCTCTGGCAAATGGCTAAGACAAGCCTCTTCACGAATAATGCAAAAAGACTTTTTATAGATGTCAGTGCCATTCCGAATGTAGTCGAACATGTGCCGAGCTAATGTACTCCGAATCTAAAGTAGAACTGGAACAATAGTATTCAGATCAAACTGCGACCGCAGCAGAAACTGAACGAGAGACTCCGAAGTTGATTGTCTGTGTTTCTGATAGCGCTTTAAAACCTCTGTTATGAATGAGATGACCTGATGAAAACTCAGGCTGGGACCTGAGATTCGATCAAAGCGATCGCTATCTCCAAAGAAGATATTATATCGTTCGTTTGGCTTTTGCTCTTCAGGAGAATCAGCTGCAAGAATCGTAATCTCTGCTGGACTTGACTGAGCACAAAACTTAGAACAAGCACTGATATGAATATTAATTGGATCGAGTGCTTGGCAAACTTGATCAATGGCTTGTTGCAACCGTTCTGCAAGAGGTTGCGTTGGAACTATTGCTGCTTGACAAACAGGGTGACCCGCACAAGCAATGATCACAGGTTCTTTAGCAGTTGTTGCAAAGCCTAACTCTTGGAACCGCTGCTGAGCCTCGATTACTTCACTCTTGTTTAGGTTGGGAACGATGAGGCTTTGCCAGGGTGTTAACCGTATCTCTTGGCAGTTTAGGGCTTCTAGAATTTGAATTAAAGCTGTGAGTTGTAAACCTGTGATCTGGCCAAGAAAAGAACGAATGCCCAGATAAAAAAGATCTGGATTGCTTTGGGGATAAAAGCCAAACTGTCGATAGGGCTGGCTGACTGGAAGCGATTGTTGAGTTGTCTCTAGAGACTGTCGCGATCGCTCTTGGATGACTTGTAAGAATTGCTCTAATCCCCAACTTTCGATCAGTGAGTGCAAACGGGGTTTACCTTGCCGACCTGCCTTCACTTCTTGGTTGCTATATTCGTAATAAATCGCAGTCAGTGTAGCAATCGTTGGGAGTAGCTGATCAGGAGTGATGATGTAACCAGTATCAATTAGCTGTTTTTTAACTGCCAGTTGTAGTAGAAAGGGAATCTCTTGCTGATTGGTCTGAATAGCAGTCAGTTGAACATCATTCAGACGATGTTCCCAGGCAACAGGCGATCGCGTGCCAATACCGACAGATCCACCCCCATCTAGACCAATGCTGAACTTAGCGGAAAGTTCACCATATTCAGGATGTTGTTGCAAAAACTGATCGATCTGTTGAATATATGGGCGAGTGTCGAGCAGCTCTTCTGGGTCAATCCCTGCGGTGGGACTAGCCATCAAATTGCGGAGGTGATCGGTCTGCGGATGAGTTGCTGCTAAACCAACGGCTTGCAGCTGATTCAGCTCAGACGAATCGATCGCTCGTTGAACACCGCGAATTTGCAGATTAGCGCGATTGGTAACCTGCACCTGATCGCACTGAAGCGTTGTTAGTAAATTGGCAATAACTTTTAGCTGGTTTAGATGTAGAGTCCCAGCAGGAATGCGAATACGCAGTAAAAAACCATCCTGAGCCCGAGTGCCATAAAATACCCCCGGGCAAGCATTCGCTTGTGTCAACCAACTCATCGCGATCGCCTTCTCTGTGCTGCGCAGAGAACTTCAGCAAATGAGTGTCTTTTCGACACTCCTCAAGGCTGGCATTCTGACTCCATGGGCTTCTAGATATCTCTATCAAGAGCAATCACATTGATAGCCGATTGTGATACCTAAAAGTTGATTACAGTTGCGGCACAGTACCGGAATCACACCGGACTTTCCCAATCCTTAAGTCTCAGCAGCATAGCATGGGGCTGGTCACTGCTTGCGGGAGCATTACTTTTTACGAAGACAATGGATACTCCTTCCTTAACTCCGTGGCTATCGATCGTTGGGATTAGCGAAGAAGGATGGCTGGCCCTAACCCCGATCGCACAGCAATGTATCCTGCAAGCCGACATTCTCGTGGGCAGCGATCGCCATTTTGATCTTCTGCCTTCCCTGCCAGGTGCGGAACAATGGCGCTGGGGATCCCCGTTTTCCGCCACGATCACCCAAATCCTCGAGCGGCGCGGCCAATCTATTTGCATCCTCGCCAGTGGCGACCCAATGTGCTACGGCGTTGGGAGTTTGCTGGCACAACGCTTGCCGCTGACTGAACTCCAGATTCTGCCTGCACCCTCGGCCTTTAGTTTGGCCTGCTCTCGCTTGGGCTGGGCTTTGCCGGAAGTGGAAACCCTGAGCCTTTGCGGTCGCGATCCAGCGTTACTTAACGCGCTACTTTATCCTGGCGCCAAGATTTTGGCCCTCAGTGCCGATCGCTCGACTCCAGCCACGATCGCAGAGCAACTCTGTCAGCAGGGCTGGGGGTCAAGTCGGCTCACGGTTTTAGAACATCTGGGCGGCCCTAAGGAGCGAAAAATTAGTGAAATAGCCGAGCACTGGTCTCAGCCCACGATCGCCTCTCTCAACACCGTGGCGATTGAATGCCATGCCCGCGATCGCGACTTGATTGTGCCGCCCCGCCTGACTGGACTGCCTGATGCGGCCTACCACCATGATGGGCAACTGACCAAACGGGAAGTGCGAGCGATCACGCTAGCTGCGCTAGCTCCCCTGCCCGGCCAACTGCTCTGGGATGTGGGTGCCGGCTGTGGGTCGATCGGCATTGAATGGATGCGTAGCGATCGCCGCTGTCGAGCGATCGCCATTGAGCAGCATCCGCAGCGGCTGCAAATCATTACACAGAATGCGATCGCCCTCGGGGTTCCGAACCTGCAAGTGGTTGCCGGTTCAGCACCGGCTACGCTGAGTGGCTTGCCCCAACCGGATGCCATCTTCATCGGTGGCGGTGTCACTGCTCCAGGTGTGCTCGATCAATGCTGGCAAGCGCTGCCGATGGGTGGGCGGCTAGTTGTTAACGCCGTTACCCTCGAAAGCGAGCAAGTCGTTTTGGCTGGACAGCAGCGCTGGGGGGGAGATTTAATCCGTGTGGCGGTGCAGCGAGCGGAACCGATCGGCCGCTTTCTCGGCTGGAAATCGCTGGCACCGATCACGCAATGGACGGTCAAAAAAACAGCCTAGGCGATCGCGCCTAAGCTGCTTAAGACAGACAGGAGGACTGGACAGGGAAGCGACTAGTGCAACAACTCCAAATAGTCACGGATCTGATTGCGTCGTCGCGGATGCCGCAGCTTTTGCAGGGCCTTAGCCTCAATCTGGCGAACTCGCTCACGCGATAGGTCGAGCACTTGCCCAATTTCAGCGAGGGAATAAATCTGCCCATCGCGCAGACCAAACCGCATCCGAATTACATCGCGTTCGCGGTGATTGAGTTCGAGCAATAACCGCTGCAGATCATTGCTGAGGGATTCCTGAGTCAATCGTTCTTCTGGGGTGAAATCGGTGGTTTCCAGCAAATCCCCTAGCTCCGTATCCTTTTCCTTGCCAACACGGGTTTCTAGGGAAATCGATTTGGGCACCCGCAACAGGACTTCCCGCACTTGATCGGGGGTCATCTCAAGTTCTTGAGCAATCTCCTCAAGGTTGGCAGTTCTGCCCTTTGTTTGCGCAATTTTGCGCTGGGCTTTTTTGATCCGGTTTAATTTCTCCGTCACATGGACGGGCAAGCGAATCGTCCGACTTTGGGTTGCGATCGCGCGGGTAATTCCCTGACGAATCCACCAATAGGCATAGGTACTAAATCGATAGCCTTTCGTCGGGTCGAACTTCTCAACAGCCCGCTCTAGTCCTAGGGTGCCTTCTTGAACGAGATCGAGAAGCTCTAGTCCTCGGTTTTGATATTTTTTAGCGACGGAAACAACTAAACGGAGGTTGGCCTTGATCATGTGATCTTTAGCTCGCTGGCCTTCTTTGCAGACCTGCTTTAATTCCTCAAGATCGAGCTGGCAGACTTCAGCCCAGCGATGCAGCCCCAGTTGTAGTGCTTGGCGTAATTCAGTCAAGGAACAATCGACAATCTTGGCCCAAGCTTCAAAGGAAGGACGGTGACCCAGCTGCGCGGTCAGGCGATCGCGGCCTTCCTGCAGGTCAACGTAATCCTTGAGAACCCCTCCTTCTTCAACGGCGACGCAATTCCGAACCGCCAACAACTGCATGTAGCGCTGCACCCACCGTGCCTCACTCACCTCTTCATCGCGCCCAAGGAGACGGACTCGCCCGATGTCTTGTAAATACAGCCGAATCAGATCGGTTGACTGGCGGCTAGAGACCGCTGTTTCCACGGCTTCAGAACTTGGAGTTTCTGACAAGTTAGCGACGTCAGACGAAACTGCTTCGTATTCCGTGGAATGAGTGAAATAGGCAGCCGTCATGGTGAATATCCAGTTTATTACAGGGATAACGACTGGCTGGAGCGATGCAATATTTTGCCGTCGACTTCAAGGCCAGTGCTTATCTGGAAAATAGTCTCTCTATAAAAAATAAAATTCTTGCCAGTGCCCCAGCTCTCTTTAGATTTTGGCCAAAATGTAAGTCCTCGGTAAAGCCCAGATGTTGCTTTGATATTTGCCCAGTTCAGTGCTTGGTTTCTTGAACTTTTGTATCCCTCTAGCTCACCATTGAGAACCATCAAGAATTCTGAGAAAACATGTGGCATCAACGCTGAGTTTGCATTGTTGGCGATCGCTCGTCTGAAATGACTCCCCTACTCGGAATCCAGCCTAGAGGGCCATTGCGGCTTTGCCCTAGGAGAATCGTGATTCTATGAGTGAGCCTCTGGGCTCTGGGGGCGCTGGAAAGGGTGCTTGCCTGCTGGCTTGGGGCTGTTAGAGCTGCAAAAATCTTTCTCAATGCGGCGTCCAGCCCCGCTTGGCTGTATTCTTGTTTCTCGACAGCGCCGAGTATGATGGAGGTTCCCCGCAATTCCCAGGAATGGGTCGGAACTCTTTAGCGCTTCATGCTCTTCATTTCCCTGTATGACGCAGCAGCTCGTAAAATCTGTGAGCAAAACTGGTTTTCGCTGGTGCTTCTCGAGCAGGTTTAGAGTCTTGGCATGATGGACAGAAGCGCGAGTCTACAGAAGCTGTCATTACCAAAACTCTGTGTGCCGATGCGCCGCCAGACAATGGGCGCAGAGTTGTCTGCTTTCGCTATCGATGCTGTTTGGGGTTAGGAGGTTGTCATTGTCACAGGGCTATCGCGTTGCAATTCTTGGAGCGACCGGTGCAGTTGGCACTGAGCTACTGCAGATCCTAGAAGAGCGTCAGTTTCCGATCGCTGAGTTACGGCTGTTAGCTTCCCCTCGTTCTGCGGGCCAAACCCTGACTTTTGCAGGAGAAACGCTGACGATCCAAGAAGCGACTCCCAGCGCCTTCCAAGGTCTTGATATCGTCTTAGCCTCCGCGGGGGGCAGCACCTCCAAAGCGTTGGCAGAAGCGATCGTGGCTGCGGGTGCTGTCATGATCGATAACTCCAGCGCCTTTCGGATGGATCCGACAGTCCCCTTAGTAGTGCCTGAGGTCAATCCAGAAGCCGCAGCCCAGCACCAAGGCATCATCGCTAACCCTAACTGCACGACAATTTTGATGGCGATCGCGCTGTGGCCGTTGCAGCAGCGCCATCCGATCCGCCGGATTGTGGTCTCCACCTACCAATCGGCTAGTGGTGCTGGGGCGCGGGCGATGGCAGAAGTCCAAGAGCAAAGCCGAGCCATTCTTGCCGGTCAACCCGCGATCGCTGAAATCCTGCCCTATCCCTTGGCTTTCAACCTCTTCCCCCACAACTCGCCTCTGACTGAGTCGGGCTACTGCGAAGAAGAGCTGAAGATGCTCAACGAAAGTCGTAAGATTTTTGGCCTGCCCGACCTTAAGCTGACGGCTACCTGTGTGCGAGTGCCTGTGCTGCGTGCTCACTCAGAAGCCATTAACGTCGAATTCACGGAGCCGTTCTCGGTGGCTGAAGCCCGGGAAGCGATCGCAGCTGCTCCTGGGGCGAGACTGCTAGAAGACTGGGACCGCAACTACTTCCCGATGCCGATTGAAGCCAGCGGCGAGGATGACGTCTTAGTCGGACGTATCCGTCAGGATCTGTCGGAACCAAACGCCTTGGAATTGTGGATCTGTGGCGATCAGATTCGCAAAGGTGCAGCTCTCAATGCAGTGCAGATTGCCGAACTACTGGTGAAACGCCAGTGGCTGCGATCGCCGGCTCTGACTCACTAAACGTTTGCAGCACGCGATGCCCCAGCCTTATCCCTTCGGCCGTGTGATCACGGCCATGATTACTCCATTCAATGCCGAGGGCCAGGTGGCCTACGACATTGCTCAGTCCTTAGCTGTCCACCTGGTTGAACAGGGCAGTGATGGCCTTGTGATTTGTGGCACCACTGGTGAGTCACCCACCCTCACTTGGGAAGAAGAACTGCAACTGTTCCGGGCCGTGAAAGAAGCAGTGGGCGATCGTGCCGCTGTGATTGCCGGCACTGGCTCCAATTGCACCCGTGAGGCGATCGCGGCCACCCAAAGTGCTGCAACCCTTGGGCTAAACGGTAGCTTGCAAGTGGTGCCCTACTATAACAAGCCACCCCAGGAAGGGCTGTATGCTCATTTTCGGGCGATCGCTGAAGCCTGTCCCGACCTGCCCCTGATGCTGTACAACATCCCTGGGCGAACCGGTCAAAGCCTTCAACCCGAAACGGTTGCTAGACTGGCGTCACTCCCGAATGTGGTCGCCATCAAAGCAGCCAGTGGCAATGTTGAAGAAGTCAGCGCGCTGCGTCAGCTGCTGCCCGATTCCTTTGCCATCTACTCCGGTGATGACTCGCTCACCCTGCCGATGCTGGCAGTCGGTGCCCAAGGCGTGGTTAGCGTTGCCAGCCATCTGGTTGGACCCCAGCTGCAAGCCCTCATCCAAGCGTTCGAAGCAGGGAATGTGGCACGAGCGCAACAGTTGCACCATCAGCTCTACCCGCTGTTTAAGGCGTTGTTCCTGACCACCAATCCCATCCCTGTGCGAGCGGCTATGGAATTGCTGGGCTGGTCAATCGGGCTTCCTCGTCTGCCCTTGGTGCCTGCGAGCGCAGAAATTCGTCAAGCGCTGGCGAGTTGTTTAACGGAACTCGGTCTTTACACCGCTTAGCAAGTTCCCCAAGTTTGTCCTTTCTTTTACTTGTTGACTCTCAAGCCTATGCCTTCTCAAAAACCCATCATCGTCTCCAAAACCAGTGCTGCTGCTAGCTCTAGTTCTGACCGGCTGCGGATTATTCCCTTGGGCGGTCTTCACGAGATTGGCAAGAACACTTGTATCTACGAAGTCGGCGATGAAATTCTGCTGGTTGATGCTGGGTTAGCCTTCCCGACGGATGGGATGCATGGTGTAAATGTCGTGCTGCCCGACATGACCTACCTACGGGAAAATCAGCATCGCATTAAGGCGATGGTGGTCACCCATGGTCACGAAGACCACATCGGTGGCATTCCCTTTCACTTGCGTCAGCTCGACATCCCGATCATCTATGGGCCACGTCTGGCGATGGCCTTGCTTGCCGGGAAGTTGGAGGAAGCCGGTGTTGTTGGCCGCGCCAATGTCAAAACCGTGCAACCCCGCGAAGTGGTGCGCATTGGTCAAAACTTCCTAGTCGAGTTCATTCGCAATACCCACTCGATCGCGGACAGTTTTACGCTGGCGATTCGCACACCCTTGGGTGTAGTGATTCACACCGGTGACTTTAAGTTCGACCACACGCCTGTGGATGGCGAAACCTTCGACATTCAACGGCTGGCAGATTACGGCGAACAAGGCGTTCTCTGTCTGGTCAGTGATTCGACCAACGCGGAGCTTCCCGGCTTCACGCCGTCTGAACGATCGGTTTTCCCCAATCTCGATCGTGCCTTTTCCCAGGCACAGGGTCGCTTGATTGTTACGACCTTTGCCTCATCGGTGCACCGGGTCAACATGATCCTCGAGCTGGCGAAGAAGCATGGTCGCAAAGTCACAGTCCTAGGGCGATCGATGCTCAACGTCATCGCTCATGCCCGCAATTTGGGCTACATCCATTGCAGCGATGATCTGTTCCTGCCCCCGAAGGAGCTACGGGATCATCCCGATCGCGACGTGCTGATTTTGACCACCGGCAGCCAAGGCGAGCCGCTGGCAGCCCTGACGCGGATTGCGCGACAAGAGCATCCACAGGTCAAGATTCGCCAAGGCGACACGGTGATCTTCTCGGCCAACCCAATTCCGGGCAACACCATCTCTGTGGTCAACACGATTGACCAACTGATGATGCAGGGTGCTCACGTTGTTTACGGCAAGGGTGCCGGCATCCACGTTTCGGGACACGGCTGCCAAGAAGACCAAAAGCTGATGATCGCGCTGACCAAGCCGAAGTTCTTCGTGCCGGTCCACGGCGAGCACCGGATGTTGGTACAGCACTGCAAAACGGCCCAATCGATGGGCGTGCCGCCGGAACACATGATCGTGATCGACAACGGCGACACGGTGGAGCTGACGCCGGAATCGATTGGTTTGGGCGATCGCGTCACCGCTGGGATTGAACTGGTCGATACCTCTCGTACGGGTTTGGTGGATGGCAAGGCGCTCAAAGAGCGTCAGCAGCTGGCCGAAGACGGCTTAGTCTCCCTGTCGGCACTGGTCAATAGCCAAGGTCAACTCGTCGACGCTCCCACGGTTCATCTACGGGGTGTTGTCACCTCGGCAGACCCGCGTCGCGTCAGCGTTTGGGCACAAAAAGAAGTGGAAATGGCGCTCGACAATCGTTGGGCTGACTA
Protein-coding regions in this window:
- a CDS encoding ribonuclease J; this encodes MPSQKPIIVSKTSAAASSSSDRLRIIPLGGLHEIGKNTCIYEVGDEILLVDAGLAFPTDGMHGVNVVLPDMTYLRENQHRIKAMVVTHGHEDHIGGIPFHLRQLDIPIIYGPRLAMALLAGKLEEAGVVGRANVKTVQPREVVRIGQNFLVEFIRNTHSIADSFTLAIRTPLGVVIHTGDFKFDHTPVDGETFDIQRLADYGEQGVLCLVSDSTNAELPGFTPSERSVFPNLDRAFSQAQGRLIVTTFASSVHRVNMILELAKKHGRKVTVLGRSMLNVIAHARNLGYIHCSDDLFLPPKELRDHPDRDVLILTTGSQGEPLAALTRIARQEHPQVKIRQGDTVIFSANPIPGNTISVVNTIDQLMMQGAHVVYGKGAGIHVSGHGCQEDQKLMIALTKPKFFVPVHGEHRMLVQHCKTAQSMGVPPEHMIVIDNGDTVELTPESIGLGDRVTAGIELVDTSRTGLVDGKALKERQQLAEDGLVSLSALVNSQGQLVDAPTVHLRGVVTSADPRRVSVWAQKEVEMALDNRWADYCRRLPSGELDVDWVGLHAEVEVGMQRRLKRELQCVPMILCTLQSVPSVAAQPAEEDNRMRRRRSSAPIKVGAKL
- the dapA gene encoding 4-hydroxy-tetrahydrodipicolinate synthase → MPQPYPFGRVITAMITPFNAEGQVAYDIAQSLAVHLVEQGSDGLVICGTTGESPTLTWEEELQLFRAVKEAVGDRAAVIAGTGSNCTREAIAATQSAATLGLNGSLQVVPYYNKPPQEGLYAHFRAIAEACPDLPLMLYNIPGRTGQSLQPETVARLASLPNVVAIKAASGNVEEVSALRQLLPDSFAIYSGDDSLTLPMLAVGAQGVVSVASHLVGPQLQALIQAFEAGNVARAQQLHHQLYPLFKALFLTTNPIPVRAAMELLGWSIGLPRLPLVPASAEIRQALASCLTELGLYTA